In Candidatus Nitrosotenuis cloacae, the following proteins share a genomic window:
- a CDS encoding serine/threonine protein kinase has protein sequence MRQSFLPVSELAKQPYSEILGYPRATKTQIRSRVAELKKMKVDGVAFVGPMLIGKTYVLGKGYTGIVVLAKMGTKNVALKIRRTDSPRKTMDGETALLGAANGVKVGPRLIASSRNFLVMEYLDGKKILDWISSLDGKGRAAKAKSVIRKVMEDCYRLDQLGLDHGELSYISKHVIVGKTITIIDFESSSLERKVSNVTSATQALFIGSGLAKIVQRIYKVPPKQKIIKVLRSYKEDQTQASFERVLEVLGLCQKRP, from the coding sequence ATGAGGCAATCTTTTCTTCCAGTTAGTGAGCTTGCAAAGCAGCCATACAGCGAGATTTTGGGATACCCGCGCGCGACAAAGACCCAGATCAGATCAAGAGTTGCCGAGCTCAAAAAGATGAAGGTGGATGGGGTCGCCTTTGTTGGCCCGATGCTGATTGGAAAGACGTACGTTCTTGGCAAGGGGTACACCGGAATAGTGGTGCTTGCAAAGATGGGCACAAAAAATGTCGCACTCAAGATTCGCAGGACCGACTCGCCGCGCAAGACGATGGACGGTGAGACTGCGCTGCTCGGGGCGGCAAACGGTGTGAAGGTAGGCCCAAGACTCATCGCAAGCAGCAGGAATTTTCTAGTAATGGAGTATTTGGACGGAAAAAAGATCCTCGACTGGATTAGCAGCCTTGACGGAAAGGGAAGGGCGGCCAAGGCAAAGTCCGTGATAAGAAAGGTCATGGAGGACTGCTACAGGCTGGACCAGCTTGGACTGGATCATGGCGAGCTGAGCTACATCTCAAAGCACGTAATTGTCGGAAAGACGATCACCATAATCGATTTTGAGAGCTCAAGCCTTGAGCGCAAGGTGTCCAATGTGACATCTGCGACGCAGGCACTGTTCATCGGGTCCGGGCTGGCAAAGATCGTGCAAAGGATCTACAAGGTGCCGCCAAAGCAGAAGATAATCAAGGTGCTGCGCAGTTACAAGGAAGATCAGACGCAGGCAAGCTTTGAGAGGGTGCTGGAGGTGCTAGGGCTCTGTCAGAAAAGGCCGTAA
- a CDS encoding DNA-3-methyladenine glycosylase family protein has protein sequence MGRIIRQVGPYNITLVKNPYESLVEAIITQQLSGKAADSISGRFKSMYPRYPRPADVLKTSDAKLRRAGLSKMKVSYIKDLSKKIETREIRIRSLEEKSDEEVVEELTKVKGIGRWTAEMFLIFSLGRLDVLPVGDLGLRKGVQRLFSLDELPDAKKIEELAEGWRPYRTVATWYLWKSQNQFDKIG, from the coding sequence TTGGGGAGGATAATCAGGCAGGTAGGCCCGTACAACATCACTCTTGTGAAAAACCCCTACGAATCCCTAGTCGAGGCAATCATAACGCAGCAGCTGTCAGGAAAGGCAGCAGACTCCATCTCGGGCCGATTCAAAAGTATGTACCCAAGGTATCCAAGGCCGGCAGACGTGCTCAAGACTTCTGATGCCAAGCTGCGAAGGGCGGGACTTTCCAAAATGAAGGTGTCGTACATCAAGGACCTCTCCAAGAAGATCGAGACGCGCGAGATCCGCATAAGGTCACTTGAGGAAAAGTCAGATGAGGAGGTTGTGGAGGAGCTGACAAAGGTAAAGGGGATAGGCAGGTGGACTGCGGAGATGTTTCTGATCTTCTCGCTCGGCAGACTGGACGTTCTGCCCGTAGGGGATCTGGGCCTCAGAAAGGGAGTTCAGAGGCTGTTTTCCCTGGACGAGCTGCCAGACGCAAAGAAAATCGAGGAGCTTGCAGAGGGGTGGAGGCCATACAGGACGGTTGCAACATGGTACCTGTGGAAGAGCCAGAACCAGTTTGACAAAATAGGGTAG